In one Aeromicrobium wangtongii genomic region, the following are encoded:
- a CDS encoding DUF3263 domain-containing protein — translation MSAVEKSDPQGSAVAQTLSERDREILALERLWWQYAGAKEQAIRDKFDMSATRYYQVLNALIDREDALAFDPLLVKRLRRLRAQRQRSRSARRLGIDL, via the coding sequence ATGAGCGCCGTGGAGAAGTCAGATCCCCAGGGCTCCGCCGTCGCACAGACGTTGTCGGAGCGCGACCGGGAGATCCTGGCGCTCGAGCGGCTCTGGTGGCAGTACGCCGGTGCCAAGGAGCAGGCGATCCGCGACAAGTTCGACATGTCCGCGACCCGCTACTACCAGGTCCTCAACGCGCTCATCGACCGCGAGGACGCCCTGGCGTTCGACCCGCTGCTGGTCAAGCGCCTGCGACGCCTCCGTGCGCAGCGCCAGCGCAGCCGCTCGGCCAGGCGCCTCGGCATCGATCTCTGA
- a CDS encoding LytR C-terminal domain-containing protein — MVAHRKNVTPGKAYVPSSWFIVLTVMVLIGGAGWLGWLVLDDDSSPSSSSPATAAPSAPVESSEPTKKSTQKPSKPAATPKADQTPKPSQDTPAAPQRTARVSVLNNSGVVGAARAFSAKVAAAGWQVSGVGNWTGSIPANTVYYPAGLEDQARLLASEVGIQRIRPSVAPMRMDRLTVILSGQQ, encoded by the coding sequence ATGGTGGCGCATCGCAAGAACGTGACTCCCGGCAAGGCCTACGTTCCCTCGAGCTGGTTCATCGTGCTGACCGTGATGGTCCTGATCGGCGGAGCCGGCTGGCTCGGCTGGCTGGTGCTGGACGACGACTCGTCGCCCAGCAGCTCCTCGCCGGCGACGGCCGCGCCCTCGGCGCCGGTCGAGTCCAGCGAGCCGACCAAGAAGTCGACCCAGAAGCCGTCCAAGCCGGCCGCCACCCCGAAGGCGGACCAGACCCCGAAGCCCTCGCAGGACACTCCCGCCGCGCCCCAGCGGACGGCACGGGTCTCGGTGCTCAACAACTCCGGCGTGGTGGGGGCCGCCCGGGCGTTCTCGGCCAAGGTCGCCGCCGCAGGCTGGCAGGTCAGCGGCGTCGGCAACTGGACCGGATCGATCCCGGCCAACACCGTGTACTACCCGGCAGGCCTGGAGGACCAGGCCAGGCTGCTGGCGTCCGAGGTCGGAATCCAGCGCATCCGCCCCAGCGTCGCGCCCATGCGGATGGACCGGTTGACCGTCATTCTGTCGGGCCAGCAATGA
- the otsB gene encoding trehalose-phosphatase has protein sequence MTSSSDVRDAVVADPAGTLLALDFDGTLAHIVDDPTRAFAHHDSVEALARLGSVLGQIAIITGRPVRQALALGGFEGLSGLGNLVIHGQYGAERWAAADGALTQPERPRAIVELAAMLPDWLDERGAHGVRLEDKGIAIAIHTRGIDPGVLGELAEPVARLAADLGLAVEPGRQVIELRAPGHDKGDSLRAIVADVRPRQVIFGGDDLGDLPAYDAVDEFRTHGGAGLLICSASEEQDALVARADLVLDGPDAVAEWLQALADDIAPS, from the coding sequence ATGACCTCGTCCTCAGATGTTCGTGATGCTGTCGTCGCCGATCCCGCCGGAACGCTGCTGGCGCTGGACTTCGACGGCACGCTGGCGCACATCGTGGACGACCCGACGCGCGCCTTCGCCCACCACGACTCCGTCGAGGCGCTCGCACGGCTCGGCTCGGTGCTGGGACAGATCGCGATCATCACCGGTCGGCCGGTACGCCAGGCACTCGCCCTGGGCGGATTTGAGGGGCTCTCGGGCCTCGGGAACCTGGTGATCCACGGGCAGTACGGCGCCGAGCGCTGGGCGGCCGCCGACGGTGCGCTCACCCAGCCGGAACGGCCGCGGGCGATCGTCGAGCTCGCCGCGATGCTGCCCGACTGGCTGGACGAGCGCGGCGCCCACGGCGTGCGGCTGGAGGACAAGGGCATCGCGATCGCGATCCACACCCGCGGCATCGATCCCGGTGTCCTCGGCGAGCTGGCCGAGCCGGTCGCCCGGCTCGCGGCGGACCTGGGCCTCGCGGTCGAGCCGGGGCGCCAGGTCATCGAGCTGCGCGCGCCCGGGCACGACAAGGGCGACTCGCTCCGCGCGATCGTGGCGGACGTCCGTCCCCGGCAGGTGATCTTCGGCGGTGACGACCTCGGCGACCTGCCGGCCTATGACGCGGTCGACGAGTTCCGCACCCATGGCGGCGCGGGGCTGCTGATCTGCTCGGCCTCTGAGGAGCAGGACGCGCTCGTGGCGCGCGCGGACCTCGTGCTCGACGGCCCCGACGCGGTCGCCGAGTGGCTCCAGGCCCTCGCCGACGACATCGCCCCCTCCTGA
- the thrC gene encoding threonine synthase, with protein sequence MSTTTAQTSTRTIRDGAFGHATGLACRECGATQDLGPYYVCRECFGPLEISYDFPAITREQIEAGPANIWRYKALLPVPADIELSPNMEPGYTRLLRADNLGRELGIARLWVKDDSTNPTNSFKDRVVACALSAARELGSTVFACPSTGNLANAVAAAGARAGIKTVVFIPSNLETPKQVNSAVYTENLVAVDGNYDDVNRLAGEIAGEEDGWAFVNVNVRPFYAEGSKTLGYEIAEQLGWRLPDQIVIPVASGSQLTKVHKAFQELIKLGLVEDKPVKVFGAQATGCSPVSAAFREGWDAVKPVRPDTIAKSLAIGNPADGVYVLDIVRETGGAIADVSDDEVRDAIVLLARTEGVFTETAGGTTVGVLKKLVETGQLDPELETVVINTGHGLKTLDAVTDRVGARATIAPTYDAFVAAGIA encoded by the coding sequence GTGAGCACGACGACCGCCCAGACATCCACCCGCACGATCCGCGACGGCGCCTTCGGGCACGCCACCGGGCTGGCCTGCCGCGAGTGCGGTGCGACCCAGGACCTCGGCCCGTACTACGTCTGTCGGGAGTGCTTCGGCCCCCTGGAGATCAGCTACGACTTCCCGGCCATCACGCGCGAGCAGATCGAGGCCGGGCCCGCCAACATCTGGCGCTACAAGGCCCTGCTGCCCGTGCCCGCCGACATCGAGCTCAGCCCCAACATGGAGCCGGGCTATACGCGCCTGCTGCGGGCCGACAATCTCGGCCGGGAGCTGGGCATCGCCCGGCTGTGGGTCAAGGACGACAGCACCAACCCGACCAACTCCTTCAAGGACCGGGTCGTCGCCTGTGCGCTCAGCGCCGCCCGCGAGCTTGGCAGCACGGTCTTCGCGTGCCCGTCGACCGGCAACCTGGCCAATGCGGTCGCCGCAGCCGGGGCGCGCGCCGGCATCAAGACCGTCGTGTTCATCCCCAGCAACCTGGAGACCCCCAAGCAGGTCAACTCGGCGGTCTACACCGAGAACCTCGTCGCGGTCGACGGCAACTACGACGACGTCAACCGGCTCGCCGGTGAGATCGCCGGCGAGGAGGACGGCTGGGCGTTCGTCAACGTCAACGTGCGTCCGTTCTACGCCGAGGGCTCCAAGACCCTCGGCTACGAGATCGCCGAGCAGCTGGGCTGGCGCCTGCCGGACCAGATCGTCATCCCGGTCGCGTCCGGCTCGCAGCTCACCAAGGTCCACAAGGCCTTCCAGGAGCTCATCAAGCTGGGTCTCGTGGAGGACAAGCCGGTCAAGGTGTTCGGCGCCCAGGCCACCGGGTGCTCGCCGGTGTCGGCGGCCTTCCGCGAGGGCTGGGACGCCGTCAAGCCCGTCCGGCCGGACACCATCGCCAAGTCGCTGGCGATCGGCAACCCCGCCGACGGCGTGTACGTGCTGGACATCGTGCGCGAGACGGGCGGCGCGATCGCCGATGTCTCCGACGACGAGGTGCGCGATGCGATCGTGCTGCTCGCGCGCACGGAAGGCGTCTTCACCGAGACCGCCGGCGGCACGACGGTCGGCGTGCTCAAGAAGCTCGTCGAGACCGGTCAGCTCGATCCCGAGCTGGAGACCGTCGTGATCAACACCGGCCACGGCCTCAAGACGCTCGACGCCGTCACCGACCGCGTCGGTGCGCGCGCGACCATCGCGCCGACGTACGACGCCTTCGTGGCCGCCGGCATCGCCTGA
- a CDS encoding MoaD/ThiS family protein gives MSINVRIPTILRTYTQDQSQVAAEGATLVEVLDSLESSFPGIRARVVDDEGKLRRFVNIYVAEEDVRFSEGLDTPTPDGSQVSIIPAVAGGC, from the coding sequence ATGAGCATCAACGTCCGCATCCCCACGATCCTGCGCACCTACACGCAGGACCAGTCCCAGGTGGCCGCCGAGGGCGCGACCCTGGTCGAGGTCCTCGACTCGCTCGAGTCGAGCTTCCCCGGCATCCGCGCCCGCGTCGTCGACGACGAGGGCAAGCTGCGCCGCTTCGTCAACATCTACGTCGCCGAGGAGGATGTCCGTTTCTCGGAGGGCCTGGACACGCCGACCCCCGACGGCTCCCAGGTCTCGATCATCCCGGCCGTCGCCGGAGGATGCTGA
- a CDS encoding cold shock domain-containing protein, translated as MVQGTVKWFNADKGYGFIEVEGQDDVFVHWSKIASDGYKTLEDGQKVEFEVIDGPKGREAQEVIGH; from the coding sequence ATGGTGCAAGGCACCGTCAAGTGGTTCAACGCTGACAAGGGCTACGGGTTCATCGAGGTCGAGGGTCAGGACGATGTCTTCGTCCACTGGTCCAAGATCGCGTCCGATGGCTACAAGACCCTCGAGGACGGCCAGAAGGTCGAGTTCGAGGTCATCGACGGCCCGAAGGGTCGCGAGGCGCAAGAGGTCATCGGACACTGA
- a CDS encoding cupredoxin domain-containing protein: protein MKTFAAVCATALLLAGCGGSSDDEPSADPTAPAPTAAAPTAAAPTAAAPTAAAAAPTSRPAEGDDAETGVVDIVIKDGAVTPQGGRVEVKVGQEVTLKITSDAAEEIHVHSDPEHSYEVAPGESLTESFTLKTPGQVAVEAHHLGVTVVQLVVRP, encoded by the coding sequence GTGAAGACCTTCGCCGCCGTATGTGCCACCGCCCTGCTGCTGGCAGGTTGCGGTGGCTCGTCCGACGACGAGCCGTCCGCCGACCCGACGGCCCCCGCCCCGACGGCCGCCGCCCCGACGGCCGCCGCCCCGACGGCCGCCGCCCCGACGGCCGCCGCAGCGGCGCCGACGTCCCGGCCGGCCGAGGGTGACGACGCCGAGACCGGCGTCGTCGACATCGTGATCAAGGACGGAGCGGTGACCCCGCAGGGCGGTCGGGTCGAGGTCAAGGTCGGCCAGGAGGTCACCTTGAAGATCACCTCGGACGCCGCCGAGGAGATCCACGTGCACTCGGACCCCGAGCACAGCTATGAGGTCGCGCCGGGCGAGTCGCTCACCGAGTCGTTCACGCTGAAGACGCCGGGACAGGTCGCGGTCGAGGCCCACCACCTCGGCGTGACGGTCGTGCAGCTGGTCGTCCGACCGTGA
- a CDS encoding dihydrofolate reductase family protein: protein MATIYNTATTLDGFLATTDNSLQWLFDVPGADDEEGGIEGFLSGIGAMAMGATTYEWVVEHESLMDRPATWTAWYGDRPAWVFTHRDLPVVAGADIRFTQAPIEQVHAELVAAAGDRDVWLLGGGDLVGQFADAGLLDKITATIAPVTLGAGAPLLPRHLGADRLSLTSVTQRGQFAELTYDVSS from the coding sequence ATGGCGACGATCTACAACACCGCGACGACGCTGGACGGCTTCCTGGCCACGACCGACAACTCCCTGCAGTGGCTGTTCGACGTGCCGGGCGCCGACGACGAGGAGGGCGGCATCGAGGGCTTCCTGTCCGGCATCGGAGCCATGGCGATGGGCGCGACGACGTACGAGTGGGTCGTCGAGCACGAGTCGCTGATGGATCGGCCCGCGACGTGGACGGCTTGGTACGGCGACCGTCCGGCGTGGGTGTTCACGCACCGCGACCTGCCGGTCGTGGCCGGCGCCGACATCCGGTTCACGCAGGCGCCGATCGAGCAGGTGCACGCCGAACTCGTCGCGGCGGCCGGCGATCGCGACGTGTGGCTGTTGGGCGGTGGCGACCTGGTGGGACAGTTCGCCGATGCCGGCCTGCTCGACAAGATCACGGCCACCATCGCGCCCGTGACGCTCGGGGCAGGTGCCCCGCTGTTGCCGCGTCACCTGGGCGCGGACCGGCTGAGCCTCACGTCGGTGACGCAGCGCGGCCAGTTCGCCGAGCTGACCTACGACGTGAGTTCGTGA
- the groL gene encoding chaperonin GroEL (60 kDa chaperone family; promotes refolding of misfolded polypeptides especially under stressful conditions; forms two stacked rings of heptamers to form a barrel-shaped 14mer; ends can be capped by GroES; misfolded proteins enter the barrel where they are refolded when GroES binds) — protein MAKTIAFNEEARRGLERGMNQLADAVKVTLGPKGRNVVLEKKWGAPTITNDGVSIAREIELEDPYEKIGAELVKEVAKKTDDVAGDGTTTATVLAQALVREGLRNVAAGANPMGLKKGIETAVEAISAQLLSMAKDVETKEQIASTASISAADTTVGEIIAEAMDKVGKEGVITVEESNTFGIDLELTEGMRFDKGHLSGYFVTDPERQETVLDDPYILIVNSKITSVKDMVPVLEKVMQSGKPLVIIAEDIEGEALATLIVNKMRGTFKSVAVKAPGFGDRRKAMLADIAILTGGEVISEEVGLKLENADLTLLGTARKVVTTKDETTIVEGGGSDDQIAGRVNQIKAEIENSDSDYDREKLQERLAKLAGGVAVIKVGAATEVELKERKHRIEDAVRNAKAAVEEGIVAGGGVALVQAAAAVFEKLELTGDEATGANIVRVAASAPLKQIAINAGLEGGVVAEKVTNLPDGHGLNAATGEYVDLIAAGIIDPAKVTRSALQNAASIAALFLTTEAVVADKPEPAPAGGGAPDMGDMGGMGF, from the coding sequence ATGGCAAAAACCATTGCTTTCAACGAGGAAGCCCGTCGCGGCCTCGAGCGCGGTATGAACCAGCTCGCCGACGCCGTGAAGGTGACGCTCGGCCCGAAGGGTCGCAACGTCGTCCTGGAGAAGAAGTGGGGAGCCCCCACGATCACCAACGACGGTGTCAGCATCGCCCGTGAGATCGAGCTCGAGGATCCCTACGAGAAGATCGGCGCCGAGCTCGTCAAGGAGGTCGCCAAGAAGACCGACGACGTCGCCGGTGACGGCACCACGACCGCCACGGTCCTGGCCCAGGCCCTCGTCCGCGAGGGTCTGCGCAACGTCGCGGCCGGCGCGAACCCGATGGGGCTGAAGAAGGGCATCGAGACCGCCGTCGAGGCCATCAGCGCGCAGCTGCTCAGCATGGCCAAGGACGTCGAGACCAAGGAGCAGATCGCTTCGACCGCCTCGATCTCCGCCGCTGACACCACGGTCGGCGAGATCATCGCCGAGGCGATGGACAAGGTCGGCAAGGAAGGCGTCATCACGGTCGAGGAGTCGAACACGTTCGGCATCGACCTGGAGCTGACCGAGGGCATGCGCTTCGACAAGGGTCACCTGTCGGGCTACTTCGTCACCGACCCGGAGCGTCAGGAGACCGTCCTGGACGATCCCTACATCCTGATCGTCAACTCCAAGATCACCTCGGTCAAGGACATGGTCCCCGTCCTCGAGAAGGTCATGCAGTCCGGCAAGCCGCTGGTCATCATCGCCGAGGACATCGAGGGCGAGGCCCTCGCGACGCTGATCGTCAACAAGATGCGTGGCACCTTCAAGTCCGTCGCCGTCAAGGCCCCGGGCTTCGGTGACCGCCGCAAGGCCATGCTGGCCGACATCGCCATCCTCACCGGTGGCGAGGTCATCAGCGAGGAAGTCGGTCTCAAGCTCGAGAACGCCGACCTGACGCTGCTCGGCACGGCCCGCAAGGTCGTCACGACCAAGGACGAGACCACGATCGTCGAGGGCGGTGGCTCCGACGACCAGATCGCCGGCCGCGTCAACCAGATCAAGGCCGAGATCGAGAACAGCGACTCCGACTACGACCGTGAGAAGCTCCAGGAGCGTCTGGCCAAGCTCGCCGGTGGCGTCGCCGTCATCAAGGTCGGCGCTGCGACCGAGGTCGAGCTCAAGGAGCGCAAGCACCGCATCGAGGACGCCGTCCGCAACGCGAAGGCTGCCGTCGAGGAGGGAATCGTCGCCGGTGGTGGCGTCGCCCTCGTCCAGGCTGCTGCCGCTGTCTTCGAGAAGCTCGAGCTGACCGGCGACGAGGCCACGGGTGCGAACATCGTGCGCGTCGCCGCTTCGGCCCCGCTCAAGCAGATCGCGATCAACGCCGGCCTCGAAGGCGGAGTCGTCGCTGAGAAGGTCACCAACCTGCCCGACGGACACGGCCTCAACGCCGCGACCGGCGAGTACGTCGACCTGATCGCGGCCGGCATCATCGACCCGGCCAAGGTCACCCGCTCGGCGCTGCAGAACGCAGCCTCGATCGCGGCACTGTTCCTCACCACCGAGGCCGTCGTCGCCGACAAGCCGGAGCCTGCTCCGGCCGGCGGAGGCGCCCCGGACATGGGTGACATGGGCGGTATGGGCTTCTAG
- a CDS encoding nucleotidyltransferase family protein, whose protein sequence is MPRVVGLLLAAGAGRRFGGPKALARTDGEPWVIRSARVLRDGGCDPIVVVVGAARDDVAALLDDTVTVIDAPDWAAGMGASLRAGVAAVVALDADAVLVHLVDLPDVGADVVGRLVAHAAPDVLARADYGHGPGHPVLIGRDHWVGVADAATGDRGARDYLARHAVTRVDCSDLADGTDVDAPPPMLGR, encoded by the coding sequence GTGCCTCGCGTCGTCGGACTCCTGCTCGCTGCTGGTGCAGGCCGGCGCTTCGGCGGTCCCAAGGCGCTCGCGCGAACCGATGGGGAACCGTGGGTCATCAGGTCCGCCCGCGTGCTGCGGGACGGGGGATGCGATCCGATCGTCGTGGTCGTCGGCGCAGCGCGGGACGACGTCGCCGCCCTGCTCGACGACACCGTGACGGTCATCGACGCACCGGACTGGGCTGCCGGCATGGGCGCCTCGCTCCGGGCGGGAGTCGCGGCCGTCGTCGCGCTCGATGCCGACGCCGTCCTGGTGCACCTCGTGGACCTGCCGGACGTCGGCGCCGATGTCGTGGGTCGTCTCGTCGCGCACGCGGCACCCGATGTCCTGGCCCGCGCCGACTACGGGCACGGGCCAGGACATCCTGTGCTGATCGGCCGTGACCACTGGGTGGGCGTCGCAGACGCCGCGACCGGTGATCGGGGTGCCCGCGACTACCTGGCCCGTCACGCGGTGACCCGTGTGGACTGCTCGGACCTCGCGGACGGCACCGATGTCGACGCGCCGCCACCTATGCTGGGCCGATGA